A genome region from Brienomyrus brachyistius isolate T26 chromosome 23, BBRACH_0.4, whole genome shotgun sequence includes the following:
- the wdyhv1 gene encoding protein N-terminal glutamine amidohydrolase yields MQVSSSSPEYERIIPCRQDCVYTSCYCEENVWKLCEYAKIQKQFPMDDIYAVFISNEQKMVPLWEQKSSHGNKPVIWDYHVILLHDCNEDQRFIYDLDTVLPFPCPFDTYIKEAFRSDTYIKPAFWRKLRVIPAEEFLQNFASDRSHMKDVTGSWRMSPPPYPCIETAGSKMNLDDFISMDPSVGYGQVHTLAEFVQRFGRS; encoded by the exons ATGCAGGTTAGCAGTTCCTCGCCGGAGTACGAGCGCATTATTCCCTGCAGGCAGGACTGCGTTTACACCAGCTGCTACTG CGAGGAAAATGTTTGGAAACTATGTGAATATGCCAAGATCCAAAAGCAATTCCCCATGGATGACATTTATGCTGTCTTCATATCTAATGAGCAAAAGATG GTTCCTCTTTGGGAACAGAAGTCTAGCCATGGAAACAAACCCGTAATTTGG GATTACCATGTTATTCTGCTGCATGACTGCAACGAGGATCAAAGGTTCATTTATGATCTAGATACTGTTCTGCCTTTTCCTTGTCCATTTGATACATACATAAAAGAAGCCTTCCGGTCAGACACATACATCAAGCCAGCTTTCTGGAG GAAACTGCGTGTTATTCCGGCAGAAGAATTCCTGCAGAATTTTGCATCAGACAGATCGCATATGAAAGATGTTACTGGGTCCTGGCGCATGTCTCCACCCCCATACCCCTGTATCGAAACTGCAG GGTCCAAGATGAACTTAGATGACTTCATTAGCATGGACCCCAGTGTGGGATACGGGCAGGTCCACACTCTGGCTGAGTTTGTCCAGCGGTTTGGACGTAGCTGA
- the LOC125719407 gene encoding proteasome subunit alpha type-2-like, with translation MAERGYSFSLTTFSPSGKLVQIEYALAAVAAGAPSVGIKASNGVVLATEKKQKSILYDEQSVHKVEPITKHIGMVYSGMGPDYRVLVRRARKLAQQYFLVYQEPIPTGQLVQRVASVMQEYTQSGGVRPFGVSLLIAGWDEGRPYLFQSDPSGAYFAWKATAMGKNYVNGKTFLEKRYNEDLELEDAIHTAILTLKESFEGQMTEDNIEVGICNEDGFRRLSPSEVKDYLAAIA, from the exons ATGGCAGAAAGAGGATACAGCTTCTCTCTAACTACTTTCAG CCCGTCCGGCAAACTGGTCCAGATTGAATATGCTCTGGCGGCTGTTGCTGCTGGTGCTCCATCCGTCGGCATTAAAG CATCAAATGGTGTCGTTCTGGCTACTGAGAAGAAGCAGAAGTCGATATTGTACGACGAGCAGAGCGTTCATAAAGTGGAACCAATCACCAAGCATATAGGAATGGTCTACAGTGGGATGGGTCCCGACTACAG GGTACTCGTGAGAAGAGCCCGGAAGCTGGCCCAGCAGTACTTTCTGGTTTACCAGGAGCCCATTCCTACAGGTCAGCTGGTACAGAGAGTGGCATCAGTCATGCAGGAGTACACGCAGTCAGG GGGAGTGCGCCCTTTTGGGGTCTCACTGCTGATTGCTGGCTGGGATGAAGGACGGCCCTACCTCTTCCAGTCAGACCCTTCT GGAGCATATTTTGCCTGGAAAGCAACAGCAATGGGAAAGAACTACGTCAATGGAAAAACATTCCTTGAGAAAAG ATACAATGAGGACTTAGAGCTTGAAGATGCAATTCACACGGCAATCCTGACTCTGAAG GAAAGCTTTGAGGGTCAGATGACAGAAGATAACATCGAAGTGGGCATTTGTAATGAAGACGGTTTCAGGAGACTTTCCCCTTCTGAGGTTAAAGATTATTTGGCAGCCATTGCCTGA